Part of the Mycteria americana isolate JAX WOST 10 ecotype Jacksonville Zoo and Gardens chromosome 10, USCA_MyAme_1.0, whole genome shotgun sequence genome, ACACTGTGGGCACCATGTCGGAGCGCTTTGACTGCCACTACTGCCGTGACCCTCTGCAAGGGAAGAAGTACGTGCAGAAAGAGGGCCGCCACTGCTGCGTCAAGTGCTTTGAGAAGTTCTGTGCCAACACCTGCACTGAGTGCAAGAAACCCATTGGAGCTGACTCCAAGGTGGGTGATGAGAAGACCAGAGGCAGATGCTGATAACCCTCCCATTCGTTTTCCTGGCTTTGGTCTGTTTGTGAGCTTCTGTGTGAAAACAAGTTCTCTTGAGTCCTCTGGCTGATGGGCCACGTGCTCCTTGGGCAAAGAGCCAGAGGCTCTGGGGCACTGCAGTAGAGATGCTCACGATGGGCTGCTTCTGCACAGGAGCTAATTTCAGGATCTAGATTCAGCCACATGAACTGCTGCAAATGCTGTACTGCCCTGAAGACAGTACCACAGGTAATCCAGCCTGCATAGGACGTGCAGAAAACTCATCTTCTGGGCAAAGCACTCAGGAACCCAGGGTCTGGTTTTTGTCACTTTGTCAAATGTTTATTGCTTCATGTTTATGGCAATAATAATGTACACCTGACCTGGAGGGAACCTGACAACCAGAGAAGCCCATCCTTACAGAACCTCAAACCCAAAGCTGTTGGTTTGAAGCATCTTCTGCTCCCCTGAAAGGCCCAAATGAATGTGATTCTAATTAAGCCCCTTGTGTCAGTGAGTTTGGTTAAATAGCCTTTCCTTGACTGCTCACAGATGAGCTGCACCTCCAACCATTGAATGCAGATGTGCTTAGGAAATAACAAATCTGTTCTTTACTGCCAAGGCTGATGAGGCTGTAGCTTGTTTTTAGGGCTGCTCAGCAAGAGAGAAGGGCTTTATTGCTCACTCCACTTCTGTTCATTCCAGGAGCTGCATTTCAAGAACCGTTACTGGCATGACAACTGCTTCCGCTGCTTCAAGTGCTACACGTCCTTGGTCAATGAACCCTTCATGCTAAGGGAGAACAACAAGGTTTGGTGTAGCAACTGCACTGCCACTGAGGATGCGCCCAGGTGTAAGGGCTGCTTCAAGCCCATTATTGCAGGTACTGGTGCCAGTGATACAGGTGCAACTGCTGAGTTCTGCTCTAGGGTGAAACCATGGCGGTTTATCAAGCCATGGAGGCTGCAGTTAAGGGGTACGGGCATCATAGGGGAAGGCTGGAGCACCACAAAGTGGTGCAAGTTTTGACTGTTGCTCTCACCTGTCCATTTTGTGCAAGTGTTGAAAGGCTGCTTTGCAGTTAACCCTCATATGGATAGTTCGCCTTAGTAGTTAGTCTTAAACCATTTCTaccaaaagctttgctctgtAAATCAAGGTCATCTTCTCAGAAAGGCTCAGGCACCTGCctgacaaatattttaagaaaatctaGAAGGCCTGGCTAAAGCCAGATACAGAAATTAACAGCTCATCCCTTGTCCATGTTACAATTGAATCCTGGGCATAGGTATGGACAGGTCTTGCCTACAGCTATGTTACATTGCacggggtggggtgggtggagtTTGTCACAAGCCTGAATTTTACATAACAAGTTATTTCTGTCTGTTGTAGGAGACCAAAATGTTGAGTACAAGAAGATGGTCTGGCATAAGGACTGTTTCACTTGCAGCCAGTGCAAGCAAGTGATTGGATCTGGGAGCTTCTTCCCCAAGGGTGATGACTTCTACTGTGTCTCCTGCCATGAGCATAAGTTTGCCAAGACCTGCGCTAAATGCAAGAATGTAAGTCCTTCCACTTTGCAAAGGCAGCTGCCAGAACTAGCCCTCACATGTCTTTTGGAAGCTAGGAGAGTCAACCCATAGACAGATCATGCTTATGCTCCTTCCTTGAGATACTGGTGCAAGCAGCTGGATG contains:
- the FHL1 gene encoding four and a half LIM domains protein 1 isoform X2, with amino-acid sequence MSERFDCHYCRDPLQGKKYVQKEGRHCCVKCFEKFCANTCTECKKPIGADSKELHFKNRYWHDNCFRCFKCYTSLVNEPFMLRENNKVWCSNCTATEDAPRCKGCFKPIIAGDQNVEYKKMVWHKDCFTCSQCKQVIGSGSFFPKGDDFYCVSCHEHKFAKTCAKCKNPITSGGLTYQEQPWHSECFICSNCKKQLGGKRFTAVEDQFYCVECYKECVAKKCAGCKNPITGFGRGTSVVNYEDESWHDYCFKCTKCARGLANKRFVCHNGKIYCADCPKRL
- the FHL1 gene encoding four and a half LIM domains protein 1 isoform X1, with translation MSERFDCHYCRDPLQGKKYVQKEGRHCCVKCFEKFCANTCTECKKPIGADSKELHFKNRYWHDNCFRCFKCYTSLVNEPFMLRENNKVWCSNCTATEDAPRCKGCFKPIIAGDQNVEYKKMVWHKDCFTCSQCKQVIGSGSFFPKGDDFYCVSCHEHKFAKTCAKCKNPITSGGLTYQEQPWHSECFICSNCKKQLGGKRFTAVEDQFYCVECYKECVAKKCAGCKNPITAGFGRGTSVVNYEDESWHDYCFKCTKCARGLANKRFVCHNGKIYCADCPKRL